One region of Gilliamella sp. ESL0405 genomic DNA includes:
- the pheA gene encoding bifunctional chorismate mutase/prephenate dehydratase, with translation MTVNPLLPLRNKINQLDSKILEILAERREVSTQIIEAKIEANIPVRDLERERSLIKSLIEQGKSYHLDDIFIKRLYQIIFEDSVLLQQKILQEKLNLGTITTAKVAFLGPIGSYSHSAARRYASAHLEKMIESSCKTFKDVFEQIEKEVVDYGILPIENSSSGSINEVYDLLQKTNLHIIGELSLPIDHCVLAIADAKLDQIDTIYSHPQPFQQCSNFLERYPHWKIVYCDSTSSAIETVAKLNKPNIAAMGNKDGGELYGLQVLDHDFANQKQNITRFIVLSRKPIDVSYQIPAKTTILMKTGQQAGALVDALSVLRNHNIVMTKLESRPIHGTPWEEMFYIDLQGNIHSDEMQTALKELASITLYSKVLGCYPSDSITAVM, from the coding sequence ATGACTGTAAATCCTTTGTTGCCCTTACGTAATAAAATTAACCAACTAGATAGTAAAATACTAGAAATCCTCGCTGAGCGACGTGAAGTTTCAACTCAAATCATTGAAGCTAAAATAGAAGCTAACATACCTGTGCGTGATTTGGAGCGAGAGCGTTCACTAATAAAATCATTAATTGAGCAAGGTAAAAGTTATCATCTTGACGATATTTTTATTAAGCGGTTATATCAAATAATTTTTGAAGACTCAGTACTTTTACAACAAAAAATTCTGCAAGAAAAACTTAATTTGGGCACGATTACAACGGCTAAAGTAGCATTTTTAGGTCCGATAGGCTCATACTCGCATTCTGCAGCAAGACGCTATGCAAGCGCTCACCTTGAAAAAATGATCGAATCGAGCTGTAAAACATTCAAAGATGTTTTTGAACAGATCGAAAAAGAGGTTGTCGACTACGGTATTTTACCAATAGAGAACTCAAGTTCAGGCTCGATTAATGAAGTTTACGATCTTTTGCAAAAAACCAATTTACACATTATAGGTGAGCTGTCACTACCGATTGATCACTGTGTGCTTGCCATTGCAGACGCCAAACTAGACCAAATCGATACGATCTATAGTCACCCGCAACCATTCCAACAGTGCAGTAATTTTTTAGAGCGCTACCCTCATTGGAAGATTGTTTACTGTGATAGCACTTCATCAGCGATCGAAACCGTGGCTAAACTCAATAAGCCAAATATTGCCGCAATGGGCAACAAAGACGGCGGCGAACTTTATGGGCTACAAGTACTGGATCATGATTTTGCCAATCAAAAACAGAACATTACTCGCTTCATAGTCTTGTCTCGAAAACCGATTGATGTTTCATATCAAATCCCAGCTAAAACCACGATATTAATGAAAACAGGTCAACAAGCAGGTGCATTAGTTGATGCTTTATCGGTGCTACGTAACCATAATATAGTGATGACAAAACTCGAATCTCGACCAATACACGGCACCCCGTGGGAAGAGATGTTTTATATTGATTTACAAGGTAATATCCATTCTGATGAAATGCAAACTGCGCTTAAAGAGTTAGCGTCTATTACTTTGTATAGTAAAGTATTAGGTTGTTATCCAAGTGATTCCATTACAGCAGTAATGTAA
- the tatA gene encoding Sec-independent protein translocase subunit TatA, translating into MMSFSIPHLLVFLAVVVLIFGTKKLRNLGTDLGSALKGFKKALNDDETEVNSNNDKLDNK; encoded by the coding sequence ATTATGTCATTTAGTATCCCACATCTTTTAGTGTTCCTTGCTGTAGTGGTATTAATCTTTGGTACCAAAAAATTACGTAATTTAGGAACTGACTTAGGTTCGGCATTAAAAGGCTTTAAAAAGGCATTAAATGATGATGAAACCGAAGTAAACAGTAATAATGATAAACTTGATAATAAATAA
- a CDS encoding NADH:flavin oxidoreductase/NADH oxidase — protein MAKISYLNTPFTIKNLSLKNRIVMPPMCQYQATNGLPNDWHYVHYVSRAVGGVGLIIVEMTNVAPNGRISPYCLGLWNDEQRDQFKRIVDAVHAQNGKIAIQIAHAGRKALGSDDVVSCSAVRYDGANEAHKQWEYQMPRELSKDEIINIIEKFKQSTKRAVEAGFDAIEIHGAHGYLIHQFSSPKTNLRTDEYGQDKLLFGEQVIKAAKSVMPKDMPLIIRFSAQEYGKNGYGVDYGCQIAKRFSEAGADVLDVSGGGDGQLDPVNTPDFHAGYQVYLAHAVRQTTNLPIICVGMLEDPYLADYVLSTGDADLVAIGRGLLRDPYWPLRISASPFIPSSYQVAFK, from the coding sequence ATGGCTAAAATATCGTATCTTAATACTCCATTTACTATCAAAAATTTATCATTAAAAAACCGCATTGTCATGCCACCAATGTGCCAATATCAAGCAACCAACGGCCTACCTAATGATTGGCACTATGTCCACTACGTCTCCCGAGCTGTTGGCGGTGTAGGATTAATCATTGTTGAAATGACCAATGTTGCGCCTAATGGGCGAATCTCGCCTTACTGCCTCGGTTTATGGAATGATGAGCAGCGTGATCAATTTAAACGGATTGTCGATGCGGTGCATGCACAAAATGGTAAAATTGCGATACAAATTGCCCATGCGGGTCGTAAAGCGCTGGGGAGTGATGATGTTGTTTCATGCTCAGCGGTGCGCTATGACGGCGCCAACGAAGCGCATAAACAGTGGGAATATCAAATGCCAAGAGAGCTTTCAAAGGATGAAATTATCAACATTATCGAAAAATTCAAACAGTCAACCAAACGCGCAGTTGAAGCTGGCTTTGATGCAATTGAAATCCACGGCGCTCACGGTTATTTGATTCATCAATTTAGCTCACCAAAAACCAACTTAAGAACCGATGAATATGGTCAAGACAAATTATTATTTGGTGAGCAAGTCATCAAAGCGGCCAAATCGGTGATGCCAAAAGATATGCCATTAATTATTCGCTTTTCGGCGCAGGAATATGGAAAAAATGGCTATGGTGTAGATTATGGATGCCAGATCGCCAAACGATTTTCGGAAGCCGGCGCTGATGTGCTCGATGTCAGTGGTGGTGGCGACGGACAGCTTGATCCGGTAAATACGCCAGATTTTCACGCCGGTTATCAAGTCTATTTAGCTCACGCAGTTCGACAAACCACAAATTTACCGATTATCTGCGTAGGAATGCTTGAAGATCCTTACTTAGCTGATTACGTATTAAGTACCGGCGATGCAGATCTGGTGGCAATTGGTCGGGGATTACTACGTGATCCTTATTGGCCATTACGAATCTCCGCATCACCATTTATTCCGTCATCTTATCAGGTGGCTTTTAAATAG
- a CDS encoding FAD-dependent monooxygenase, whose product MNRQFDVAIVGGGLVGLATACALSHYDLTIAIVDSKIEQYQHLVADNLGVRASAINGASQRYFAQIGIWDQLYASNRVQEFIEIGVWEKNGQAHLSAHASDYGYPNLGYIIENHVMCHYLYQYAKACPNIAIYTHEAVASVFEQDNALLTLADNSVIQAKLIVGADGAHSWIRKQEKISLIERDYLHHALITTVETEYPHQLCARQIFYPNGIVAFLPLWQSNKSCLVWSTKPENAEMLKSMQESVFADELFRLTGDKVGRCQLVNPRMIFPLRARFAKQFIKHRLVLIGDAAHTIHPLAGQGVNLGFQDSALLVSTIKQLQDARQDIGLVANLKAFQFKRRKDTLIMLTAMRTIQDMFNGDNLLKKALRTVGMNAIDNCLPLKKQLIKYAMHI is encoded by the coding sequence ATGAACAGACAATTTGATGTCGCTATTGTCGGTGGCGGTTTAGTTGGTTTAGCCACCGCTTGCGCCCTTAGCCACTATGATTTAACTATTGCTATCGTTGATAGCAAAATTGAGCAATACCAACATCTGGTTGCCGATAATTTGGGTGTTCGAGCTTCAGCTATTAATGGTGCAAGCCAACGCTATTTTGCTCAAATTGGTATATGGGATCAGTTGTATGCCAGTAATCGTGTTCAAGAATTTATTGAAATTGGCGTATGGGAAAAAAACGGTCAAGCTCACTTATCTGCGCATGCGAGTGATTATGGTTATCCTAATTTGGGTTACATCATCGAAAATCATGTTATGTGTCACTATCTTTATCAATATGCTAAAGCTTGCCCGAATATTGCAATTTATACCCATGAAGCTGTTGCCAGCGTTTTTGAGCAGGATAATGCGTTATTAACATTAGCTGATAATAGCGTTATACAAGCTAAACTTATAGTGGGAGCTGACGGGGCGCACTCATGGATTCGAAAACAAGAGAAGATTTCATTAATTGAACGGGATTATCTTCATCATGCTTTGATTACAACCGTTGAAACCGAATATCCACACCAATTGTGTGCAAGGCAAATTTTCTACCCTAATGGCATTGTTGCTTTTTTACCATTGTGGCAATCTAATAAAAGTTGTTTAGTTTGGTCAACAAAACCTGAAAATGCCGAAATGTTGAAATCAATGCAAGAATCGGTGTTTGCTGATGAACTGTTTCGCTTAACCGGTGATAAGGTTGGAAGATGTCAGTTGGTTAATCCAAGAATGATTTTCCCATTAAGAGCAAGGTTTGCTAAGCAATTTATTAAACATCGATTAGTGTTAATTGGTGATGCTGCGCATACTATTCATCCTTTAGCCGGACAGGGCGTTAATTTAGGTTTTCAAGATTCTGCGTTATTAGTTTCCACCATTAAACAATTGCAAGATGCCCGGCAAGATATTGGCTTAGTCGCTAATTTAAAAGCTTTCCAGTTCAAGCGCCGTAAAGATACGTTGATTATGTTAACTGCAATGCGCACCATTCAAGATATGTTTAATGGCGATAATTTATTGAAAAAGGCTTTAAGAACAGTTGGAATGAATGCTATTGATAACTGCTTACCGCTGAAAAAACAGTTAATTAAATATGCAATGCATATTTAA
- a CDS encoding GlsB/YeaQ/YmgE family stress response membrane protein translates to MGILSWIILGLIAGWIAKFFMPLGRVGVIKTMLLGIAGALVGGYISTFFHWGSGVTGFNFPSLLVSVLGAILLIYLYRLIK, encoded by the coding sequence ATGGGTATTTTGAGTTGGATTATTTTAGGATTAATCGCCGGTTGGATTGCCAAGTTTTTTATGCCATTAGGTCGTGTAGGTGTAATTAAAACCATGTTACTTGGTATTGCTGGTGCGTTAGTAGGTGGTTACATCAGTACTTTTTTCCATTGGGGAAGTGGTGTAACCGGGTTTAACTTTCCAAGTCTGTTAGTTTCTGTATTAGGCGCTATTTTACTTATCTATCTTTATCGCCTTATTAAGTAA
- a CDS encoding MFS transporter produces MNSTHSQGLSFWLVFLMAFAIGVTIASNYYAQPLLHSITHDLHIAVEHAGSIIMTAQLSYAVGLLFITPLGDMIERKRLILILMLLSTCGLIISASSQNLWMLIVGTAMTGLFSTVAQVLIPFAATLAKPEHRGKIVGTLMSGMLLGILLGRTFAGAISTIADWHYVYWIATGIMLIVTFLLWLSLPRYRNHISINYLQLLLSIGALYRQEPVLKIRSLLAITSFALFSLLWTPLAFLLTDAPYHYSDFIIGLFGLAGAAGALGSPIVGKLSDKGKGKTATTIGLALLLASWLPLSLAQYSIIALILGVILLDFAVQVTHVSSMSAIYQIRPEARSRINTGYMVSYFAGGMLGSVGSTYLFSHYGWIAIVIAGTILGILGLIIWYFYTKTYTISETS; encoded by the coding sequence ATGAACAGCACACATTCTCAAGGCTTATCTTTCTGGCTAGTTTTTCTAATGGCTTTTGCAATTGGCGTGACTATCGCCAGTAACTATTATGCGCAACCCTTATTACACTCAATCACCCATGATCTGCATATCGCTGTTGAACACGCCGGCTCAATTATTATGACCGCACAACTCAGTTATGCTGTTGGTTTACTGTTTATTACGCCGCTAGGCGATATGATAGAGCGTAAGCGGTTAATCTTAATTTTAATGCTGCTATCCACCTGCGGATTAATCATCAGCGCCTCATCGCAAAATTTATGGATGCTTATTGTCGGAACGGCTATGACCGGACTATTTTCGACCGTTGCACAAGTATTGATTCCCTTTGCTGCAACCTTAGCCAAACCTGAGCACCGTGGCAAAATTGTTGGCACATTAATGAGTGGTATGCTACTTGGCATTTTATTAGGTCGAACTTTTGCCGGTGCCATTTCAACCATTGCTGATTGGCACTATGTTTATTGGATTGCAACCGGCATTATGCTCATTGTTACTTTCCTGCTTTGGTTATCTCTGCCTCGTTATCGCAATCATATCAGTATCAATTATCTGCAACTGCTATTATCAATTGGTGCGCTATACAGACAAGAGCCAGTATTAAAAATACGCTCTTTACTTGCCATTACCTCATTTGCACTATTTTCACTACTATGGACACCGCTAGCCTTTTTATTAACCGATGCGCCTTACCACTATTCAGATTTTATTATTGGTTTATTTGGATTAGCCGGTGCAGCAGGTGCTTTAGGCTCACCTATAGTCGGTAAATTATCTGATAAAGGAAAAGGCAAAACCGCAACCACTATCGGGTTAGCGCTTTTGTTAGCTTCATGGTTACCACTTTCATTGGCACAATATTCGATTATTGCTTTGATATTAGGTGTCATTTTATTAGACTTTGCGGTACAAGTGACGCACGTATCAAGTATGAGCGCAATCTACCAAATCAGACCCGAAGCCAGAAGTCGAATCAATACCGGATATATGGTGAGTTATTTTGCCGGAGGCATGCTGGGATCGGTTGGCTCAACTTATCTTTTTAGTCATTATGGTTGGATCGCCATTGTTATAGCCGGCACTATTTTAGGCATTTTAGGACTTATTATTTGGTATTTTTATACTAAAACATATACAATTTCTGAAACTTCTTGA
- the raiA gene encoding ribosome-associated translation inhibitor RaiA, giving the protein MTLSITSKQMDITPAIRSYLEDKFSKLDKWRALLINPHFILSKEPDGFIVDATIATKGSPLVASAKHIDMYAAINDLVAKLERQLNKIQHKGESRRAFDSIKGTVTEEI; this is encoded by the coding sequence ATGACTTTAAGCATTACCAGTAAACAAATGGATATTACACCAGCCATCCGTAGCTATCTTGAAGATAAGTTTTCGAAATTAGACAAATGGAGAGCTCTGTTGATTAATCCACATTTTATTTTATCTAAAGAGCCTGACGGATTTATTGTTGATGCCACCATTGCCACCAAAGGAAGCCCATTAGTTGCCTCAGCTAAACACATTGATATGTATGCCGCAATCAATGATCTTGTGGCAAAACTGGAAAGACAGCTCAATAAAATACAACATAAAGGCGAGTCAAGACGAGCGTTTGACAGTATTAAAGGGACAGTAACTGAAGAAATTTAA
- the lysC gene encoding lysine-sensitive aspartokinase 3, giving the protein METSFVIAKFGGTSVANYSAMVNSANIVIANPSVRVVVLSASAGITNLLVALSEGRDAEVRAQHIAKIQSIQYEILEQLPENPSLRAEIDQIITNIASLSEAASLATSPALTDELVSHGEIMSSKLFVEILKQKQKNALWFDVRKVMRTDDKFGKAVPKIEEIKQLCCAHLKSLNSNHVVVTQGFIGSESTGKTTTLGRGGSDYTAALLGEALNATQIDIWTDVAGIYTTDPRITDGAKRIDEISFAEAAEMATFGAKVLHPATLVPAVRSNIPVFVGSSKAPQDGGTIVYNTHSIKSELPSFRALALRRRQTLLTLTSLNMLHAQGFLANVFTILAKHNISVDLVTTSEVSIALTIDTTGTNTNGNSLLTKALFDELSTLCHVDVEEDLALIAIIGNNLTTTKGIAKEVFGALDDFVIRLCCYGASTHNLCLLAKSHDAENIVKILHKTIFE; this is encoded by the coding sequence ATGGAAACATCATTTGTAATAGCTAAATTCGGTGGAACAAGTGTTGCAAACTATAGCGCAATGGTAAATAGCGCAAATATTGTTATCGCCAATCCCAGTGTTAGGGTTGTGGTATTATCGGCATCAGCAGGTATCACAAATTTACTGGTCGCACTCTCTGAAGGTCGTGATGCAGAAGTTAGAGCGCAACATATCGCAAAAATCCAATCTATTCAGTACGAAATTTTAGAACAACTACCGGAAAATCCTTCATTACGAGCTGAAATAGATCAAATTATCACAAATATTGCTTCATTATCTGAAGCAGCCAGTTTAGCCACTTCGCCGGCATTAACCGATGAGCTAGTCAGTCATGGCGAAATAATGTCATCTAAACTATTTGTCGAAATATTAAAACAAAAACAAAAAAATGCCTTATGGTTTGATGTACGTAAAGTGATGCGTACCGATGACAAGTTTGGTAAAGCCGTACCAAAAATTGAAGAGATTAAACAGCTATGCTGTGCGCATTTAAAATCATTAAATAGTAACCATGTTGTTGTAACACAGGGCTTTATCGGTAGTGAAAGCACTGGTAAAACCACAACTTTAGGTCGAGGCGGTAGCGATTATACCGCGGCATTACTTGGCGAAGCATTAAATGCGACACAAATTGATATTTGGACAGATGTAGCGGGAATTTATACAACTGATCCACGGATCACTGACGGCGCTAAACGGATTGACGAAATCTCATTTGCTGAAGCGGCCGAAATGGCAACCTTTGGTGCAAAAGTTTTACACCCAGCCACATTAGTTCCGGCCGTTAGAAGTAATATTCCGGTATTTGTCGGATCGAGCAAAGCGCCACAAGACGGCGGCACCATTGTTTATAATACCCATAGCATCAAATCCGAGCTGCCGTCTTTTAGAGCGTTAGCGCTTCGCCGTAGGCAAACATTGCTTACATTAACTAGCTTAAATATGTTACATGCTCAAGGCTTTTTAGCTAATGTATTTACGATTTTGGCCAAACATAATATTTCAGTGGATTTAGTCACAACTTCTGAAGTGAGCATTGCCTTAACTATCGATACGACCGGCACCAATACCAATGGCAATAGTTTATTAACCAAAGCACTGTTTGATGAACTCTCAACCCTGTGTCATGTCGATGTTGAAGAAGATTTAGCTTTAATTGCCATTATTGGTAACAATTTAACAACAACCAAAGGCATCGCAAAAGAGGTATTTGGTGCTTTAGATGATTTTGTTATCAGGCTATGCTGTTATGGTGCAAGTACGCATAATCTATGTTTGTTAGCTAAAAGCCATGATGCAGAAAACATTGTAAAAATTCTTCATAAAACAATTTTTGAATAA
- the trmJ gene encoding tRNA (cytosine(32)/uridine(32)-2'-O)-methyltransferase TrmJ — MGSVARAMKTMGLTNLCLVNPVIKPDSQSISLAAGASDIIKNAQILSSLEQAIADCHLVIGTSARPRSLQWPNLTPKECGDKIIQEAATAKVALVFGRERVGLTNDELQKCHYHVGIPANPDYSSLNLAMSVQVLCYEIRMSLLNLPTDLSNPVENDDAITFPKDGDIERFYQHLEQTLLKTGFINSNHPGQIMGRLRRLFTRARIEQQELNILRGILTSIDKKLG, encoded by the coding sequence ATGGGGTCAGTGGCTAGAGCAATGAAAACCATGGGATTAACGAATCTTTGTTTAGTTAACCCAGTTATCAAACCCGATTCGCAATCGATTTCATTAGCCGCAGGGGCGAGTGATATTATTAAAAATGCACAGATTTTATCCTCGCTGGAACAGGCGATCGCCGATTGCCATTTGGTTATTGGCACCAGTGCAAGGCCACGCAGTTTACAGTGGCCAAACTTAACCCCTAAAGAGTGCGGTGATAAAATTATCCAGGAAGCCGCAACGGCGAAAGTTGCGTTAGTTTTTGGGCGTGAACGGGTCGGGCTAACCAATGATGAACTGCAAAAATGTCATTATCATGTCGGTATCCCAGCTAATCCTGATTATAGTTCGTTAAATTTGGCAATGTCGGTGCAGGTGCTGTGTTATGAGATTCGAATGTCGCTGTTAAATTTGCCAACGGATTTATCTAATCCAGTTGAAAATGATGATGCTATCACCTTCCCAAAAGATGGAGATATTGAACGTTTTTATCAGCATCTAGAGCAAACGTTACTTAAAACTGGCTTTATTAATTCCAATCATCCCGGTCAAATTATGGGAAGATTACGTCGGTTATTTACCCGTGCACGTATCGAGCAACAAGAGTTGAATATTTTACGCGGTATTTTAACCTCAATAGATAAAAAATTGGGATAA
- the cysS gene encoding cysteine--tRNA ligase, which produces MLKIFNTLTREKEPFQSITPNKIGLYVCGVTIYDLCHIGHGRTFVAFDVVTRYLRFLGYDLTYVRNITDVDDKIIKRALENGETCEELTERMLQEMYADFDALNIKRPDVEPRATRHMPQIIALVEELIKKDHAYIADNGDVMFSVDSDPNYGILSRQNLEQLQAGARVDVVDVKRNPMDFVLWKMSKPNEPSWDSPWGKGRPGWHIECSAMNSYQLGHHFDIHGGGSDLMFPHHENEIAQSTCAHNGQYVNYWMHSGMVMIDQEKMSKSLNNFFTIRDVLKHYDAETVRYFLLSGHYRSQLNYSEENLKQARVALERLYTALRDTDPNHPHTTPDSNYYRQFCQAMNDDFNTPEAYSTLFDLAREINKAKAENDMAQANELAAELRYLSSVLGLLEQDPVKFLQGEHQDDVDSELIESLIKQRNEARASKNWALADQARDQLNAMNIVLEDSANGTTWRKKS; this is translated from the coding sequence ATGCTAAAAATATTCAATACATTAACCAGAGAAAAAGAACCCTTTCAATCAATCACGCCAAATAAAATTGGTCTTTATGTTTGTGGTGTCACCATTTATGACCTATGTCACATTGGTCACGGGCGCACTTTTGTGGCGTTTGATGTTGTCACCCGTTACTTACGCTTTTTAGGTTATGATTTAACTTATGTTCGTAATATTACCGATGTTGACGATAAAATCATCAAAAGAGCACTTGAAAACGGTGAAACTTGTGAAGAGTTAACCGAACGAATGTTACAAGAGATGTATGCAGATTTTGATGCACTGAATATTAAACGTCCGGACGTTGAGCCTCGTGCCACCCGCCACATGCCGCAAATTATTGCGCTGGTAGAAGAGTTAATTAAAAAAGACCATGCTTATATTGCCGATAATGGCGATGTGATGTTTTCGGTCGATAGCGATCCAAATTACGGTATTTTATCTCGCCAAAATTTAGAACAACTTCAAGCCGGAGCCCGTGTTGATGTGGTCGATGTGAAACGTAACCCAATGGACTTTGTACTATGGAAAATGTCAAAACCGAATGAGCCAAGTTGGGATTCACCATGGGGCAAAGGTCGACCGGGCTGGCATATTGAGTGTTCGGCAATGAATAGTTACCAATTAGGTCACCATTTTGATATTCATGGTGGTGGGTCGGATCTTATGTTCCCACATCACGAAAACGAAATTGCCCAATCAACTTGCGCCCATAATGGCCAATATGTCAATTATTGGATGCATTCGGGTATGGTGATGATTGATCAGGAAAAAATGTCAAAATCACTGAATAATTTTTTCACTATTCGTGATGTATTAAAACATTATGATGCTGAAACAGTGCGTTACTTTTTACTTTCGGGTCACTATCGTAGTCAACTCAATTATAGTGAAGAAAATCTAAAACAGGCTAGAGTAGCGCTTGAGCGTTTATATACAGCACTGCGTGACACCGATCCTAATCATCCACACACTACGCCTGACAGCAATTATTATCGCCAATTCTGTCAAGCAATGAATGATGATTTTAATACGCCGGAAGCCTATTCCACACTCTTTGATCTGGCGCGAGAAATCAATAAAGCAAAAGCAGAAAATGATATGGCACAAGCCAATGAGTTAGCTGCCGAATTGCGTTATTTATCGTCAGTGCTAGGGCTATTAGAGCAAGATCCGGTTAAATTTTTACAGGGCGAACACCAAGATGACGTTGACAGTGAATTAATTGAATCTTTAATTAAACAACGTAATGAAGCAAGAGCAAGTAAAAACTGGGCGCTAGCCGACCAAGCTCGTGATCAACTTAATGCAATGAATATTGTGCTTGAAGATAGCGCCAATGGCACCACGTGGCGTAAAAAGAGCTAA
- a CDS encoding LexA family transcriptional regulator yields the protein MIKNNNVKTFKDRLHSSMQGLSVSAFAKKCDMSETVIRDYLSGKTYPSLTRLEVIAEKCNVSFNWLATGYKFDLLDPKHDEDVHNENIYRIPVYKKQLPTKEEAQSQRYVRETPPVMNYPVLEGWASHRGLDIKKLIIYWAKGDLMAPDIENNNGLIINTELTEIIDGAIYLIEYENFTLLRKIRLTLGKWILICNNDQYPTIEVPKALFEKYHIVGRVVQIIKDVY from the coding sequence ATGATTAAAAATAACAATGTCAAAACATTTAAAGATAGATTACACAGCTCAATGCAAGGTTTATCCGTTTCTGCCTTCGCAAAAAAATGTGATATGTCAGAAACTGTCATACGTGATTATTTATCTGGTAAAACCTACCCTTCGCTTACCCGTTTAGAGGTGATTGCTGAAAAATGCAATGTATCTTTTAACTGGCTTGCAACTGGCTATAAATTTGATTTATTAGATCCTAAACATGATGAAGATGTTCACAACGAAAATATCTATCGCATTCCAGTTTATAAAAAACAGTTACCCACCAAAGAAGAGGCTCAAAGTCAGCGCTATGTGCGTGAAACACCACCAGTTATGAATTATCCGGTTCTTGAAGGTTGGGCTTCTCACCGTGGCTTAGATATTAAAAAATTAATTATCTATTGGGCTAAAGGTGATTTAATGGCACCGGATATAGAAAATAACAATGGCTTGATTATTAATACTGAACTGACCGAAATTATTGACGGCGCCATTTATTTAATCGAGTATGAAAATTTTACTCTATTAAGAAAAATACGTTTAACCCTCGGAAAGTGGATTTTAATTTGTAATAACGATCAATATCCAACAATTGAAGTACCTAAAGCGCTTTTTGAAAAATATCATATCGTTGGTCGTGTGGTACAAATAATTAAAGACGTATATTAA
- the mutY gene encoding A/G-specific adenine glycosylase — MNMQKFSTAVLNWYEQYGRKTLPWQIEKSPYHVWLSEVMLQQTQVATVIPYFKRFIEHFPQITDLAHAPIDDVLHLWTGLGYYARARNLHKAAQVVSEKFHGQFPTQFDDVVALPGVGRSTAGAILSLSQNQHYAILDGNVKRVLTRYFAIEGWPGNKAVENKLWQLSEQVTPKQDVAKFNQAMMDIGAMVCTRSKPKCSLCPLHRDCIAYQTDSWQQYPTKKPKTTIPEKSAYFLMLENNHAIWLEKRPPSGVWGGLYCLPQFATEQALVDWLVARGITTTPLKQLVAFRHTFSHFHLDIIPIYGKITNITSCFDDGAGYWYNLKAENSKIGLATPIYNLLQQAR, encoded by the coding sequence ATCAATATGCAAAAATTTTCAACTGCCGTACTTAATTGGTATGAACAGTACGGCAGAAAAACACTACCATGGCAGATCGAAAAAAGCCCTTATCACGTTTGGTTGTCCGAAGTTATGTTACAGCAAACACAAGTGGCAACAGTTATTCCCTATTTTAAACGTTTTATCGAGCATTTTCCTCAGATCACAGATTTAGCGCACGCCCCTATCGATGATGTATTACATCTTTGGACTGGCCTGGGCTACTATGCCCGTGCACGCAATTTACACAAAGCTGCGCAAGTAGTCAGTGAGAAATTCCATGGACAGTTTCCCACTCAATTTGATGATGTGGTTGCCTTACCGGGCGTTGGTCGATCGACAGCTGGAGCTATCTTGTCACTGTCACAAAATCAACACTATGCCATTTTAGACGGAAATGTTAAACGAGTATTAACCCGTTATTTTGCGATCGAAGGTTGGCCCGGCAATAAAGCGGTAGAAAACAAGCTATGGCAACTGAGTGAGCAAGTCACACCCAAACAAGATGTGGCAAAGTTCAATCAAGCCATGATGGATATTGGTGCAATGGTGTGTACACGATCAAAACCTAAATGCAGTTTATGCCCGTTACACCGTGATTGTATCGCTTACCAAACCGACAGTTGGCAACAATACCCAACTAAAAAACCCAAAACAACCATACCTGAAAAATCAGCCTATTTTTTAATGCTTGAAAATAATCATGCCATTTGGCTGGAAAAAAGACCGCCTTCGGGAGTTTGGGGAGGATTATACTGTTTACCCCAATTTGCAACCGAACAAGCATTAGTCGATTGGCTTGTGGCACGAGGTATCACAACCACCCCGTTAAAACAGTTGGTGGCATTTCGGCACACCTTTAGCCATTTTCATCTCGACATTATCCCTATTTACGGCAAGATAACCAATATAACCTCATGTTTTGATGACGGCGCCGGCTATTGGTACAATCTTAAGGCTGAAAATAGTAAAATAGGTTTAGCAACGCCGATTTATAATTTATTACAACAAGCAAGGTAA